The genomic window CTGCTGGTCTCCCCGGGTCATCCTAAACCaggtttccttttgattttcgCAGGGCAGAGAGAATATTTTCACTATCCTGCAACTGAAATGTAACAATTCTTTCACTTTtgggggcgcttggctggctcagtcgatagagcatgtgacccttgatcttggaattTGAGTCTGACCCcgatgttgggtgtagagattacttaaaaaaaaaaaaattaaaaaacagaaaacaaaaaacaaaaatcttcacTTTTGAATTAGAAAACATGGAAATCTTTGATATCAGTTTATAGTCATTGCAAATAACCCAAAATATTTTGCATTGATCGTACTCAAAACTACAGTAGTGATTAGGCCCCCAATTTAGATATTATTACTTAATGCActaataaacatgtatttactGTATTacaaactttaaatatttgatttaatttcctttacaATCCATCgtattttattttgtgcatttaaaagtattattttgttgTCAATTGTTATTGTTATTCTCAATTATTTGCTGGCTTCACGAGAATGCCAAAGGGGTGTATGATACAGCTGAGCTAGCTTACCACCTCTCCCCTCGGGGATGGCAGAATAACATAATGGAAGAAATGGGATCCCTAAATAACTCACACCACTTACCTGGGAATCCttaagtgagagagaaataaaattcttcgTTATTAAACAAcaatattgttttcattacttAGCCTTTCCATAATTAACCCCATCTTGATTTTTGGACAGTTTTGACAaatgttatcttttattattaataatgttcTAATTAAGATCTGTCATAACTATTTTTGCAGAGAGCATGGGGATAtaagtatttcaaagaaaaaaaagacaatgcattatttttattaggcTTTGGATGAATTTCTGAAGTTCCCGTAAAAAACACATTTAGGTAGAAATACACTTGTACCTTGATACTTGTCTTATAATTTCTCTAGATAATCTGCTTAATGCCAGTTTAATTATTATAAtagccaaagaacctagaaaggaagaagggaaattttTGCTACCTTTACACTTGAGAAGAGTAGGTAATACAGGGTCTGATTCATTATTGAAGGATTGAAGGTCAGTAGAACTCAAGCACAGGGCATAGGGACAGGAGTTGATGGTAAATTCCACAAGTGAGGTTATATGCCCACTAtggattgtttcttttatttatttcttttaagtttgcctttttaaaagtaatctctgtacccaacatggggctcaagctcatgaccctcagatcaagagttgtatgctcttccaactcagccaaccaggcactccggATTGTTTCTTTTAGGTTACCGACTGTCATGACTACTTGGATTGAGCCGAGGACAGAATTCTTTTCCCATCCTTCCTCGTCACTctaaatatacatacacaaacacatctTTGTAAGGAAAATAGGtggattaacaggaaaaaaagaaaacaggttttaTTCATCCACATGCAGGAGCATTATGATGAATAGGTTCATTGACCAGCTAGAAATAGAAGTTTATAAACCAACTTAGTtaggggaaagagagtggggaaaaggtttccaagggaaaaacaaatgggCTTTTAGGGAAGACAAATGAAAGGTTCTGATAAAGCTCATttacacagtttttttttctttttatgctttatttatgtatttttgagaggagccatgcatgagctagggagggacagagaggggaaaagaggatccaaagcaggctctgagctgacagcagtgagcccgatgtggggcttgaactcaagaactgtgagatcttgacctgagttgaagtgggatgctcaactgactgagccacccaggaaactCTACACAGTTTTCTTGAAATACCTCCtgtctggagactgctttgaagGGAAGTTAGTGGTGGCAATTTTCTTAGGAGGTTCTGCTTTAGTCAAATGATGGAAATTCAGGTAAGATTTCTTTCTGCTGatgttcttttagtttttttctctgtcttggctactgtgaacaatgctgcaatgacCATAGAGGTGTGGGTATGCCTTTGAGATCTTGATTTCAATTCCTTcggataaacacccagaagtgggattgctggatcatagggtagttctttttttaattttttgaggaatctccatacttttttccataatggctgcaccaatttacattcccaccagtagtgtagCAGGGCTCTCCATATCCTCACTCTTTTGTCCTGGACTCGTTCTTACCTGGTGATGTCATCAACTAGAGATGCCTGGAGGCATGTGCATTGCCAGCAGGGTTTGTGTGGAGCCCTCACAGACACTTCCCCAACCAGAGCCAGCCTTGTGGCTGAACCGGCCCTTGTGGCTCTTATTATGATTGCAGGATACATCTCAGCAGCAACCATTGGGAACTTTGGAAAAATGAAGCTTATTACTCATATATTCTGGAAGGCACACCGCACACTCAAAGTCATACAGTGAGGTCTTGTGTAGAAGAGTGCACAGACTCAGGGCTCTGCCTTTATTGGAGTCACTGGTGGGACACCTAGGAGTTTGAGAGTTCAGTTTTTTGgcaaatttaagatataaaagtGGGAATTAAAGCTTGGGAAAGGACAAGCAAGGTCACACAAATGGTCTGTTATCTAGGTCATTCAGGGCTAAAAGGGGAACTTTCATGGGTGGGGTGGCATAGCTCCTTAGTTGTATAGTTGGCAGTATGTTTATTTGAGATGGATGTCTTTGAAATGGGTGCCTTGGCAATCAAAAGTTTACTGTCACGCACTTACATTACAATGAAAAAAGCTAATTGTCTGGCACTTAACACTACACTCACTAtcacctattattattattatttttttatgatggCCATCCtgtaacaggtgtgaggtgataatgtcactgcggttttgatttgcacttctctgatgggtggtgatggtgaatggataaggaaaatgtgtgataaagaaaatgtggtataaatattcaatggaatgttattcagccttaaaaaggaaggaaatcctgtgaTTTTTGACACCATGGATGGACCTGGTGGACATTATATTGAGCGAGATAACCtaggcacagaaagacaaatactgtatgatctcacttatgtgtggatTATAAAATAGACTCATAGAAGCAGAGTACAGTGGTGGTTACTAGAGGCTTGTGAGGGaatgggaaatggggagatgttcgTCATGTTCAGTCATgcaactgaataaataaattctggggatCTGACGTATAGCATAGTGACTGTAGGTATGTTCAAGCAAGAcaacaggccccaaatggagttGCTTATGCTAAGCCTATATCATCGAATTGAGACTTAAATTAGTTTTGGTTCTCCCAGACACCAGAAACTGCTTGATGCACTAGGTAAATAATCTGCTTGATAGATCCTGCCACTCCCTTGAAGAAAGTAACCTTGCAATATAGGACCTGCTTTTTTGCCTAGAAGAACATCTTTGTTCCTACTTTTTCCTGCCcataaaaatctttcattttgtattGCTCCTTGGAGTTCCTTTCTATCTGTTAGACTGGATGCTGCCTGATCCATGAATCATTGAGTAAAGCCAATAAGATCTTTCAAATGTACTCAGTTAaagggttcctggctggctcagtgaggaGCATACAACtgttgatcttgaggttgtgagtttgagccccatagtGGGTGtcgagattactaaaaataagtacataaactaaaaaaaattttttttactcagttaaattttttgtttaacagGTAGCAAAATAGtactatatacttgaaatttgctaagagggtaaatcctaagtgttcttaccacacacacacaaaatggtgaGGTGATAGATTTGTTAATTAGCCTGATTGTagtgattatttcacaatgtatatgtatgccaaatcaatttataaaatgatttcctTCTGTATCTGCTGTAACTCAAATGATTTGTTTagtccttacacacacacacacacacacacacctcctttcTTTAGTCCTAGTGTCTTCATACATCTCGCCAGTTTGTTTACAACAGTCAGACGGAGAAGGAAAGGGTTTAGGAATTGAGAGAGATCCCTTCCTCTGGAGTAAATGAGACAAAGGTTTCTGTGTTGTGGTCATGGATCTGATGGGCATTAGTCTTGACCAGAGTTTAAGAGGATATTAAGGTGTGTGCATACTTATAAACTTAAGAATTCAAAGAATTTTCCCCTACCcaggagggaaaaaatagcccgCCCAGAAGAACCATAGCACAGCCTTCTCCGATACCTGcagtttatattctttattacAAGGAAACCATGAAAAACAGTTCAGTCAGGAAGAGTGAATGAGTCGTAAATGAGCtagtacatttttaatattctgactTTTTATAGTGATTCaagagtcggggagagagagagaaatttcctTGTATCGTTCCTTGAGCCCAGCATATCAAGGGAGCCAAATCACACAGATGGAGCTCTCATTTGCCAGCATACATTTCCAGATTTGTAATGCTTCTCCCAACAGCTGACTTTTGGGAATAACAAAAAGCAGTTACTTTCAAATTGTTCCTTGTGATGACGTGGAAAAAGCCCTGGATTAGTAATCGGTTCCACTGGATTTTTGTGTCGGCTATTCCACTAACTTCACGGTTTTCAGCAAATCTCTGAACTTTGGGCTCCTATATACAACAACAGGCAGCATCACAGGACTGCCGTGCTATCAAATTGAGATAATTTAGATGAAAGCACTTTGAAATGTTTGAAGTGCTATAGAAATACAGATAATGACTAAATTCCAGAGGATAGGATCTGATGAGAGCTCAACTGACCAGtattataaaagaaagcaaaaaagtttACTACAGCAAAGCCCAGACTCATTTTAAGTTtatgtctccatttctctttgaTACAATGTGCTTAACAGAACTggttataaagagaaaaagaacaggaagcagaggagacagagccTGGGGCAGCTCAAATGCAGTACTATTGCAGTTTAAGCATTAAGTGGAAGGCCAAGCGCTGGGCCATCTCCCCTGCAGGATGGCACCTATCTGTCAAAGTGCACTGGCATCTCTGGGTTACCTTCACAGGCAATGACCACACGCCTGGTGCTCGCCGAGGCCCGATATCTGCAGTTGGGGGTCCTGGAACTTCCTGTCTCCCTGCAGTCTGTGACCTTCACTACACCCTCGTGGCAGTTCATCTTGCCATTCTTGCACTGGATGTTAGTGGTGCTGCAGATACTACGAATGTTCCAGATGTCTTCATGGATGAAGGTGTTGACGTGCTTGCACTGACGCACCGTCATCTTCCGTCTTTGCATCATCAAGTTGCAGTAGGCATCATTGCCACCTGTCCCCTCAGGGTCTACATGTTGCCGCAGGAATCGATGGTACATGCGATCCTGGCCAAAGGAGGGCAGCACCAGCCCCAGCAGGGTCAGCAGCAAGAGCAGAAGCAATAAATGAATCCTCTGGGGAGCCATCACGACCTTGGAGATGCCTAGAGAGAAGCCCAAGGGgcaggagaaaggaaggtaagaTTCAGGCACTGGGGAGAGGTGAAGAGAAAGGCAAACTGACATTTCCTCAACTCTAGTCTCTTTCCTCCTTATCTGTACCAACTCCCCAGTCTTCTCTGCTCACTTTTCTCAGCTTGCTTTTGCTCAAGCAAAAAGTTTGCAAACATGGCTTTCTCTGAAAGCAAGGGCTATTCTATTTTATGAAGAGAAATTGCTGCACCGAGCACAATAACTCAGGACGGACACTGACCAGGTGGCTGTCCAGTGTATCTGGACTGTGTGCATGaacaggaagaaaaggcaaatctCAGTGAAACTGGAGTTGAATGTCTCTTGTAATTTTCCAGTCATGTGATCTTTGAAGTGTTGGGTCCTTTGGAGACTCTGATTCTCAAAAGTTTGGATAGACTCAGtatatgtcttctttcttttcttttcttttgagagaacaggggagggacagacagagaatttcaagtaggccCTGGATGGGCATCTAGAAACCTAATggggggcatgaactcacaaaccatgagatcatgacctgagccaaaatcaagagtcagacacctagcacttaactgactgagccacccaggtgcccctagattcaGGATATGTCAAAGCAAGCTTATGAACTGATTTTAATTCCTTATATCTGGAATTGAAGAAGTACAGAAAAGAAGTCGGGGGAGTATTAGATTTAGTTTTTCCTCTCAATTGACTACTCTCCTATAGTATTAAAACCAGGGCCTTTTGAAAATCCTGTTAATTCTACATAAAGAAACCCTACAAAAGCAGAGTATGCAACCACAGTGTATTAAAAGTAGTAAATATTGGCtgaataaactaataaatgaaatgagtgaGCTTGTgaacaattaaattaaatggaTATATAGGCTTGTGGAATTGACAAATAAgctaagaaacattaaaaaaaaatcttggggcacgtgggtggcttagttggttaagcctccaacttcccCTCACGTCATAATcacactgtttgtgggttcaagtcccatattgggctctgggctgacagctcagattcagagcctgcatcagattctgtctccctctctttgtgttcctctcctgctcaaactctctctctcaaaaataaataaaacaaattttcttaagttaaaaaaaataaatctagggacacctgggtggctcagtcagttaagcatccaactttgactcaggttatgatctcacagttcataggttagagccccctgctttggatcctctgtgcccccctctctcagctcctttcctgctcgtgctcgctcactttctctctctctctctcaaaaataaataaacatttaaaaagaaatctaaatagcACAATCTCCACAAAAAAGACATAGAttgtggtttgggttttttttttttctgtttctatatacAACCCAAAAAACTAGGTCCTGGTGATATACTCCAGTGTCCTGCATCTGTCCTTGATGCTCTGCCTGTCCTGTCAATGGATGTTGGTAATTCTCTGTATTCCCTCACTGCAGGATCTTTGTGTTGGCACCTCTTGATGGTgggaaatacacatttattttacagagttaaaaaacaaacacctctGGAGCAATGACAAAGAGAGCACTGTGATATAGTTTCAGAACATTGCTTCTGTAGACTAATTAAAGAAAGGAATCCGAGGCCTGCCTGGCTCTAAAATCTgtactctttctgcctctcctatCCCACATCCCAAATATTCAGGATACTGTAGATGTTTGTGCTCTAGCTGCTTCTCTCTAGCAACAGAATGTAATGGGGGGTGGAGTAGCGTGGGAGTGGAGGTGGAAGTCACTTACAACACTAACTCACAGGCTTCTGGCTGTCAGTCTGGGACTGACATGAACTCAAACTGTGAACTACTTGACTCTTGCAATGAAGCAGGGCTGactcagtagagaaaaaaaatcatctccaaCTCAACAGGGAGTGAGCATCCCAAAGTGCAAAGGCaattttttgaggcagagaggcCCACTTCTACATGTGCAGTCAAGGGCTGGCCTCAGCTGAGCCCCTAGGCTGACATATATGGGCACTACTGGCCTTTGTTCACAAAGGCGCTGCTTCCTGATGCAGATCGTGCGTGTAAGTCGCTGAAAGGCTGACGAGGGACGTGCGATCTATTCCACCTGAAGCTTACACTTTGGTTAGTGGTAATGACAGGATGATACCACCTCCTGTGTTCACAGCCACCTTTTGTCTCTGCACAGAAAGTTCTAAAGCTCTATGCAACATTCCTGTGCCTGTAGCGGAatatgagagacagagtcaggaagagagggaggtgaaGGAGCTGTGGGAAGAAGGATGGATGGGAGAAATGATGCTCACTTTACTCCTCACCTGTGGGTACAACTTCTGAAAGCACACTTAGCACTTGGGTAGTGGCTTCACCACAACGATGTCCTTTGGGTTGTTTTTCCCAGATCGAATCTTGCACCTCTCATCTTGCACAGTTCTGTCTGCTTTCTTTCATCCTTCTTTGTGACCAAGATTATGGTTCAGCAAAATAACTGGCTATAGAGAAAACCTGAACTATTCATACAAGAACAAACCCATGGCTtcagccacccaaccaactgattTAACAAGACTTGTGAACAGAAGTCCAATGTAGACGTCGATGGGTGCATCTCAGGGTGCTAGGTACAACAGAAAATCAAATGATCCCCAAATCATCCCAACACATACTTTTTGGTAAGAGCTTGCCCCAAAGTCTTTCTCCATTGCACCAGATTGATTCTCGATAAGAACCAATTTTTATACAGTGATCCCCAAAACCAAGCTTTGCCacattaactgtgtgaccttgtggAAATTCCTTAACCTATCAGCATATTTTCTCGTAAGTAAAATGATAATATCCACCTTTTAGAGATGTTATGAAGAATATATGATAAAATCAATGTCAAGTGCTAATCACAAAGCCCGACCCATGATAAGTGTTTAGTAAATGTTGGCGATGATCTTTTCACAAccattcttgttttcctttgcttccttgAATCTGCTAAAATAATGAATAACTGCACCAAACTGCATATATTTTGGATCCCCTCCCCTTTATTTTGTAGAGTACCTATATTTCCAAGAAATGATAAGGTGGCTTTTAAGCTGAAATAGCTCACCTACTAGGGCTTCTGCTGTGTCTCTAGAGACATTTGTCCTGTCCAGATTGCACTGAAGTTTCTTCCTTGAATGTGACCATTCCTCAAAGGACTTGAcatttttgaggtttttcttctgtttcccttgaAAAGTCAATAAAGTATAGCTGGCCAGCACCTCAATTCCTCAAATGATTCACTCCAAATAAAATGGCTTGTTTGTGACTTGACATTTCATTCTAAACAGCTTTTGATggtgagagaacaagagaagagatCCAGAGCAAAAAGTGCTAGGATTGGCCACCAAGCTGCTAGTTCCAACCCACAGCCCGTTGCCATGCCATTTCCCAGGAAACAGTCATATGCCCCAACACCAGAGCAGAGAATGCAATGATAATGCTGTACGCAGACATTTGGAGAAGACATGAGTTTTCTTAAATACGGTGTGATCGATATAATAATGGTCCATCCCTTTGACCTTCTCTATCAAGACCCTGAGTGGAGCAATGATCTGTATGGAAGTCACTTTGCCTCATATCAAGGACATAGTACAGGTTGGAGCACCTGAGAAAGTGTCCAAATATTTTACCACAAATTGGACTTTTCTTAGTCTTTAAGGagtttttgacattttataataAGGTAAATTTTCTAATAAGAGAGGTTTGGAAAATTCTTTCTAACGacagaaagcattttaaattttgaaagagataacTCATGGTGCATGATTCATGTGCTGAGTGTACGCCAGGTAACCTACTTCTCTATCACTTTCTCCCCAAATATGAGTATTTTCAGGGAGGCTGGGCTCTCCAAGATAGCACCTAGACAGGGGTCTATAACCTGAGTATTGAGCAGCCAGGGTTTCTCACCCATTTCAGGACAATGTGGGCAGCAGAAGAGGCCACCGCTGGGAATACTGCGACCACAACAGTTACAGATTTACAAGATGGCAAAACTGTGATTTATAACTGCAATTTATCATctgctttctaaataaaatattgaggtAACTGTTGATAGAAATTAGGTTAACAGGAAGTTAATCATTTAACCTGTGGACAGATAAGTATATTTTACAAAGAGAGTAATATTAACCTAAGTTTCTGTTTACTTGAAAACCAAATCTAGCTGAAGAAGGATAAAAAATAAGCTTGGAATCTTTCTATGACTTCCCTAAGACCTCACAATTGCCAGACATTAATTGATAAAGTAAGAGATTAGGGAGAAAATAATgcaataatgaatgaatgaataactaaataaataataatcacttttttaaatatttatataaaatagccATAAGAATATCCTGGGAGCATTCCATTCAAGGCAACATCAAAAAATTATCTCCTGCTTAAGGTAAGAGGGGTCTAGTCCATATGGATTTTGGTATTCATACAGAATTACATGTATAGGTGtgtaaaagagagaaagtgcaattAATCTGTTGGCATTCAGTCCTCAACTATTCTCCAGAGGGTTTAACGTTTGTAAAAGTCAATATTGGGCGTATTATTTACCCCTTCTGAAAACTCTGTTTAGCTACCACGAGCTCTGGAATTTTCCTACTTCTCTCTGTAAGATGAATTTAACCACCCTCTCTTTACAGAAGGCTAAAGTCCACCTCCCTGCTGACTGGTAAGGAAAAGGGGATTTCTATTCTATTCAATCTTCTCAGGGAGCAGATGTGTGGAGAAAATGAGGTTTTAATAGATTAATAGCCCAATAATCAGTGAGAAGACTTTGGTTCTTACTGATtccagagacatttttatttatgaagagtattgtaaaaaggaaaacaagagatcCAGGCAGCTCATTCTCTGGGTCCCTGGCAATGAATGTTGCCACCACTGCTCTAGGGTATGGAGAGAAATACGAGGAAAGCTGTGGCTTGGTGGTTAGGGACGGAAAAAGGACTCATCAAAGTGGACAGGCAGGCCATTTTCACAGGCAATAGCAATGTGTCTGAAGCCTGGTGTAGCTCTGTACTGGCAGGGAGGTCGGGTGGACCCTCCTACGTGCCTGCACGTGGTGACCTGGAGAGGAAACTTGCTTAGTCTTAAAGCTTCTCTGTAAGGGGTTCCATTCTCATTTCCACAGATGGCCTTGATGCTGCCCTTGTTGCTATGAATAAAGGTGTTGGTGTCTTTGCAGGGTGTGGTCAGGCCTCGTCTCTtcatcatgatttcacagtatcTGTCATTCCGGCCCTTTGGTTTGGCGTCATAGTGCTGGGTCAGGAAGTGTTTGTACCTGGAGTCATCCTGAGCCAGGGTTGGCGCGGTCAGACCCAGACCCAGCATGAAGACCAACAAGAGGGGGCCCGGGCCCATCACCATCTCTTCCAACAGGGGCTCCTGCCAAGGGCAAAAGGAGGTGTGGTAGGGGCACAGAACAGCATTGCCAGATTAAGCTAAAAGGAGAGGGACTTTCCTCTCTGACAAAGCTTTATGAATCAGGTATCCTCAGTCACCTAATtaccccttttcttttcccttcctcattAATCTCAAACGTTTTGTCAGCCCATTCCTTCATAAATCTATTTAAAAGTTTCCTGAACACAACTTCCTGCCCCAACCATTCTTTCCTATCCCTTAGGATTGCTGAGTATTTACTTTGCTATCAGTCACCGTATTACAAAATCCATCCATACTCTTTAATTCCTTTATTGGTTAGCATATTAGCAAATTTACATAAGTCCCTCCTGggtaccagacactgtgctaggtcCTAGAACACAAAGACCATCAAGAACACCAAATGCCTCCCTAAAAGGGAATGGAACATCCAGGGAGAAGGGATGGAGCTCCAATTTCCTGAGATGAGACAGTAAGATAGGAGGCAAGAGCCATAAAGAAGGGAAACTTTTAGGGAACCCTGAGCCCAGGGAAGGGTCGATCAGGGGACTGTTGAAGACAGGATGCCAAGTACTCAAGTCAGTTAGTAAGCTGGCTGTGAGGAGAGCAGTTGAGAGCAGTTTTGTCCTCAGGAGAAAGGAGGCAGACCTAGCTCCCCAAGAAGTAGGTGTTTCATGGCCAATGGTGGAATTATGAGGTGCTACttagaaagaacagagaggaacaTGGAAGAACCCATGTAATGCCTGGAAGTGGGTCTGGGTCAACTCTTACAGAGGactggaaaaaaggaagaagaagaagaaggagaaggagaaggagaaggagaagaagaagggggaggaggaggaagaggagaaggagaaggaggaggaggaggaggaggaggaagaggaggaggagaagaagaagaaggagaagaagaagaagaagaagaagaaggagaaggagaaggagaaggagaaggagaaggagaaggagaaggagaaggagaaggagaaggagaaggagaaggagaaggagaaggagaaggagaagaagaagaaaagctaaTCCTCAGTTGCTTCTTGCATTGGGAACACTTTGAATCATTCTCaggtaatatttttcttttatttaaaaaaaatttatttatttatttatttagagactcccaagcaggctccaagccaaaACTGaagagtgggacgcttaactgactggccacccCGGCACCTCTCAGAGAATATTTTCTAACTTGCCCTGCGCGTGTACACAGACTGTTACACACAGGCAGATGATGTTACcttgtgataaaaacaaaaactaaataaaaacaactccttagacacttttttttcccttaaagtaaa from Suricata suricatta isolate VVHF042 chromosome 9, meerkat_22Aug2017_6uvM2_HiC, whole genome shotgun sequence includes these protein-coding regions:
- the RNASE4 gene encoding ribonuclease 4, with translation MAPQRIHLLLLLLLLTLLGLVLPSFGQDRMYHRFLRQHVDPEGTGGNDAYCNLMMQRRKMTVRQCKHVNTFIHEDIWNIRSICSTTNIQCKNGKMNCHEGVVKVTDCRETGSSRTPNCRYRASASTRRVVIACEGNPEMPVHFDR
- the ANG gene encoding angiogenin encodes the protein MVMGPGPLLLVFMLGLGLTAPTLAQDDSRYKHFLTQHYDAKPKGRNDRYCEIMMKRRGLTTPCKDTNTFIHSNKGSIKAICGNENGTPYREALRLSKFPLQVTTCRHVGGSTRPPCQYRATPGFRHIAIACENGLPVHFDESFFRP